The Actinomycetota bacterium region TTGCACATGCTGTTGAGTTCATAGTATGAACTAATTTAAGTTTTCCATCTTCATCTTTATATTTTATTCCAAGTCTTCTTGCCTGGAAGTCTGTATCATGACTACAGGACACAAGTTC contains the following coding sequences:
- a CDS encoding serine--tRNA ligase (catalyzes a two-step reaction, first charging a serine molecule by linking its carboxyl group to the alpha-phosphate of ATP, followed by transfer of the aminoacyl-adenylate to its tRNA), whose protein sequence is ELVSCSHDTDFQARRLGIKYKDEDGKLKLVHTMNSTACAIGRTITAILENYQQKDGSVLIPDVLKPYMKGIKKITPK